The following DNA comes from Pyxidicoccus trucidator.
TGAAGCTCGCCATGCTGTACGTGCTCGTCTTCCCGCTGTTCATCCTCGGGCTGGCGGCGGCGGCGGTGGTGCTTCCCCAGGGCGTCTCCTCGCTCAACAACGCGGGGCCGCACGGCCTGTCGGAAATCCTCTACGCGTACACCAGCGGCGCGGCGAACAACGGCAGCGCCTTCGCGGGCCTCAACGCCAACACGCCCTTCTGGAACCTCACGCTGGGCGTGGCGATGCTCGGCGGGCGCTTCCTGATGATGATTCCCGCGCTGGCCATTGCCGGCTCCATGGTGGGCAAGAAGGGGGTGCCGGTGGGTCCGGGCACCTTCCCCACCAATGGCGCCCTCTTCACCGGCCTGCTGGTGAGCGTGGTGCTCATCGTCGGCGCGCTCACGTTCTTCCCCGCACTCTCCCTCGGTCCCCTCGTCGAGCACTTCCTCGCCGGGGCCGGAAAGGTCTACTGACCATGAGCTCCGCTGCTTCCAAGCCGGCGTCACTCCTCGACGCCTCGCTCCTCAAGCCCGCGCTGGTGGACAGCCTGAAGAAGCTCCACCCGCGCGACGTGGCCCGCAACCCCGTCATGTTCGTGGTGTGGGCCGGCAGCCTGCTCACCACGGTGCTGCTGGTGAAGGACCTCGTGGCTCCGCGCCCTGAGGCCGCGCCGCTGTGGTTCACAGTGTCGGTGACGCTGTGGCTGTGGTTCACCGTGCTGTTCGCCAACTTGGCGGAGGCCGTGGCGGAGGGGCGCGGCAAGGCCCAGGCCGGCGCCCTGCGGAAGCTGCGCAAGGACACCACCGCGCGCCGCCAGGTGGACGGGCGCGAGGAACGCGTGCCCGCTCAGGACCTGCGCAAGGGGGACCTCGTGGTGTGCGAGGCGGGCGACCCCATCCCCGGCGACGGCGAGGTGGTGGAGGGCATCGCCAGCGTGGACGAGTCCGCCGTGACGGGCGAGTCCGCGCCCGTCATCCGCGAGTCCGGCGGTGACCGCTCGGCGGTGACGGGCGGCACCAAGGTGCTGTCGGACCGCATCGTGGTGCGAATCTCCGCGAACCCGGGGGAGTCCTTCCTCGACCGGATGATTGGACTGGTGGAGGGCGCGGCGCGGCAGAAGACGCCGAACGAGCTGGCCCTCCACATCCTGCTGGTGGGGCTGACGGTGGTATTCCTGCTGGCGTGTGTGACGCTGGTGCCGCTGGCGCTCTACTCGGGCGTGCCGCTGTCGGGCACGGCGGTGGTGGCGCTGCTGGTGTGCCTCATCCCCACGACGATTGGCGGCCTGCTGAGCGCCATCGGCATCGCCGGCATGGACCGGCTGCTGCGCAAGAATGTGTTGGCCATGAGCGGCCGCGCGGTGGAGGCGGCGGGCGACGTGGACACGCTGCTCCTGGACAAGACGGGCACGATTACGCTGGGCAACCGCATGGCCACGGAGCTGCTGCCCATGCCGGGCATCCGCATCGAGGAGCTGGCGGAGGCGGCACAGCTCGCGAGCCTCGCGGACGAGACGCCCGAGGGCCGCTCCATCGTCACGCTGGTGAAGGACACCTACAAGCTGCGCCCGCGCGAGCTGCAGGCGCACCACGCCACCTTCGTGCCCTTCACCGCGCAGACGCGCATCAGCGGCTGTGATTTGGTTGACCCGCACCCGCGAAGCATCCGCAAGGGCGCGGTGGATGCGGTGGTCCGGCATGTCCAGACGCGGGGTGGCGCGGTGCCGGCGGAGCTGGACGCGGTGGCGGGCCGCATCGGCGACTCGGGCGGCACGCCGCTGGCGGTGGCGGAGGGCGCGCGACTGCTGGGCATCGTCCACCTGAAAGACGTGGTGAAGGGCGGCATCAAGGAGCGGTTCGACCGCTTCCGCGCCATGGGCATCCGCACGGTGATGATTACGGGCGACAACCCGCGCACCGCGGCGGCGATTGCGCGCGAGGCCGGCGTGGACGACTTCCTCGCGGAGGCCACGCCCGAGGCAAAGCTGGCCCTCATCCGCACCGAGCAGGGCAAGGGCAAGCTGGTGGCGATGACGGGCGACGGCACCAACGACGCGCCCGCGCTCGCCCAGGCCGACGTGGGCGTGGCGATGAACACCGGCACCCAGGCGGCGAAGGAGGCGGGGAACATGGTGGACCTCGACTCCAACCCCACCAAGCTGCTGGAGGTGGTGGAGGTGGGCAAGCAACTGCTGATGACGCGCGGGACGCTCACCACGTTCTCCATCGCCAACGACGTGGCGAAGTACTTCGCCATCCTCCCCGCGCTCTTCATGGGCGTGTTCCCGCAAATCGCGCCCCTCAACGTCATGGGGCTGGGCTCGCCGTTCAGCGCCATCCTCTCCGCGGTCATCTTCAACGCGCTCATCATCATCGCGCTGATTCCCCTGGCGCTGCGGGGCGTGAGGTACCGGCCGCTCGGCGCGGCGGCGCTGCTGCGGCGCAGCCTCCTGCTCTACGGAGTGGGCGGCGTCATCGTTCCCTTCGTGGGCATCAAGGTCATCGACGTGCTGCTCGGCGCCGTGGGCCTGGTCTGAAAGGACGCACCTGTCATGGTCTCCAACCTCGTCACCGCCCTGCGCACCTGTGTCGTCACCCTGGTGCTCACGGGCCTGCTGTACCCGCTGGCCGTCACCGGAGTGGCGCAGCTCCTCTTTCCCGGCGAGGCCAATGGCTCGTGGGTGAAGGACGAGCAGGGCCGCGTGGTGGGCAGCGCCCTCATCGGACAGGGCTTCACCCGCCCGGGCTACTTCCAGCCACGTCCCTCCGCCGCGGGCGCCGGGTATGACGGCGCGGCGTCGTCGGGCAGCAACCTGGGCCCCACGTCCCTGAAGCTGAAGGAGCGGGTGGCCGCCGAGG
Coding sequences within:
- the kdpB gene encoding potassium-transporting ATPase subunit KdpB, which gives rise to MSSAASKPASLLDASLLKPALVDSLKKLHPRDVARNPVMFVVWAGSLLTTVLLVKDLVAPRPEAAPLWFTVSVTLWLWFTVLFANLAEAVAEGRGKAQAGALRKLRKDTTARRQVDGREERVPAQDLRKGDLVVCEAGDPIPGDGEVVEGIASVDESAVTGESAPVIRESGGDRSAVTGGTKVLSDRIVVRISANPGESFLDRMIGLVEGAARQKTPNELALHILLVGLTVVFLLACVTLVPLALYSGVPLSGTAVVALLVCLIPTTIGGLLSAIGIAGMDRLLRKNVLAMSGRAVEAAGDVDTLLLDKTGTITLGNRMATELLPMPGIRIEELAEAAQLASLADETPEGRSIVTLVKDTYKLRPRELQAHHATFVPFTAQTRISGCDLVDPHPRSIRKGAVDAVVRHVQTRGGAVPAELDAVAGRIGDSGGTPLAVAEGARLLGIVHLKDVVKGGIKERFDRFRAMGIRTVMITGDNPRTAAAIAREAGVDDFLAEATPEAKLALIRTEQGKGKLVAMTGDGTNDAPALAQADVGVAMNTGTQAAKEAGNMVDLDSNPTKLLEVVEVGKQLLMTRGTLTTFSIANDVAKYFAILPALFMGVFPQIAPLNVMGLGSPFSAILSAVIFNALIIIALIPLALRGVRYRPLGAAALLRRSLLLYGVGGVIVPFVGIKVIDVLLGAVGLV